In Mycobacterium stomatepiae, the following are encoded in one genomic region:
- a CDS encoding DNA-directed RNA polymerase subunit beta' — MLDVNFFDELRIGLATAEDIRQWSYGEVKKPETINYRTLKPEKDGLFCEKIFGPTHDWECYCGKYKRVRFKGIICERCGVEVTRAKVRRERMGHIELAAPVTHIWYFKGVPSRLGYLLDLAPKDLEKIIYFAAYVIVGVDDEMRHNELSTLEAEMVVERKAVEDQRDADLEARAQKLEADLAELEAEGAKADARRKVRDSGEREMRQLRDRAQRELDRLEDIWTTFTKLAPKQLIVDENLYRELVDRYGEYFTGAMGAESIQKLIENFDIDAEADILRDVIRNGKGQKKLRALKRLKVVAAFQQSGNSPMGMVLDAVPVIPPELRPMVQLDGGRFATSDLNDLYRRVINRNNRLKRLIDLGAPEIIVNNEKRMLQESVDALFDNGRRGRPVTGPGNRPLKSLSDLLKGKQGRFRQNLLGKRVDYSGRSVIVVGPQLKLHQCGLPKLMALELFKPFVMKRLVDLNHAQNIKSAKRMVERQRPQVWDVLEEVIAEHPVLLNRAPTLHRLGIQAFEPMLVEGKAIQLHPLVCEAFNADFDGDQMAVHLPLSAEAQAEARILMLSSNNILSPASGRPLAMPRLDMVTGLYYLTTEVAGAEGEYRAAANDQPEQGVYSSPAEAIMASDRGLLSVRAQIKVRLTQLRPPAEIEAELFGQNGWQPGDAWMAETTLGRVLFNELLPLGYPFVNKQMHKKVQAAIINDLAERYPMIVVAQTVDKLKDAGFYWATRSGVTVSMADVLVPPRKKEILDHYEDRADKVEKQFQRGALNHDERNEALVEIWKEATDEVGKALREHYPADNPIITIVDSGATGNFTQTRTLAGMKGLVTNPKGEFIPRPVKSSFREGLTVLEYFINTHGARKGLADTALRTADSGYLTRRLVDVSQDVIVREHDCETERGIIVELAERQPDGTLIRDPYIETSAYARTLGADAVDEAGNVVVARGEDLGDPSIEALLAAGITQIKVRSVLTCTTGTGVCATCYGRSMATGKLVDIGEAVGIVAAQSIGEPGTQLTMRTFHQGGVGEDITGGLPRVQELFEARVPRGKAPIADVTGRVQLEDGERFYKITIVPDDGGEEVVYDKLSKRQRLRVFKHEDGSERVLSDGDHVEVGQQLMEGSADPHEVLRVQGPREVQIHLVREVQEVYRAQGVSIHDKHIEVIVRQMLRRVTIIDSGSTEFLPGSLIERAGFESENRRVVAEGGEPAAGRPVLMGITKASLATDSWLSAASFQETTRVLTDAAINCRSDKLNGLKENVIIGKLIPAGTGINRYRNIQVQPTEEARAAAYTIPSYEDQYYSPDFGQATGAAVPLDDYGYSDYR, encoded by the coding sequence GTGCTAGACGTCAACTTCTTCGATGAACTCCGTATTGGCCTGGCCACCGCTGAGGACATCCGTCAGTGGTCCTACGGCGAGGTCAAGAAGCCGGAGACGATCAACTACCGCACGCTCAAGCCCGAGAAGGACGGCCTGTTCTGCGAGAAGATCTTCGGACCGACTCACGACTGGGAGTGCTACTGCGGCAAGTACAAGCGCGTGCGCTTCAAGGGCATCATCTGCGAGCGCTGTGGTGTCGAGGTGACTCGCGCCAAGGTGCGTCGCGAGCGGATGGGCCACATCGAGCTGGCCGCACCGGTCACGCACATCTGGTACTTCAAGGGCGTGCCGTCGCGCCTCGGATACCTGCTCGACCTGGCGCCGAAGGATCTCGAGAAGATCATCTACTTCGCCGCCTACGTTATCGTCGGGGTCGACGACGAGATGCGGCATAACGAGCTGTCCACGCTCGAGGCCGAAATGGTGGTGGAGCGCAAAGCTGTTGAAGATCAGCGCGACGCCGACCTGGAGGCCCGTGCCCAGAAGCTCGAGGCCGACCTGGCCGAGCTGGAGGCCGAGGGCGCGAAAGCCGATGCGCGGCGCAAGGTTCGGGATAGTGGCGAGCGTGAGATGCGCCAGCTGCGCGACCGGGCCCAGCGCGAGTTGGACCGTCTCGAGGACATCTGGACGACGTTCACCAAGCTGGCTCCCAAGCAGCTGATCGTCGACGAGAACCTGTACCGCGAGCTCGTCGACCGCTACGGCGAGTACTTCACCGGGGCCATGGGCGCGGAGTCGATCCAGAAGCTGATCGAGAACTTCGACATCGACGCCGAGGCCGACATCCTGCGTGACGTCATCCGAAACGGCAAGGGGCAGAAGAAGCTTCGTGCTCTGAAGCGTCTGAAGGTCGTCGCGGCTTTCCAGCAGTCGGGCAACTCGCCGATGGGCATGGTGCTCGACGCGGTGCCGGTGATCCCGCCGGAGCTGCGCCCGATGGTGCAGCTCGACGGTGGCCGGTTCGCCACGTCCGACCTGAACGACCTGTACCGCCGCGTGATCAACCGCAACAACCGTCTCAAGAGGCTGATCGACCTCGGTGCGCCCGAGATCATCGTCAACAACGAGAAGCGGATGCTGCAGGAGTCCGTTGACGCGCTGTTCGACAACGGCCGCCGCGGCCGTCCGGTGACCGGGCCGGGTAACCGTCCGCTGAAGTCGTTGAGCGACTTGCTCAAGGGTAAGCAGGGCCGGTTCCGTCAGAACCTGCTCGGTAAGCGTGTCGACTACTCGGGCCGTTCGGTCATCGTGGTCGGCCCGCAGCTCAAGCTGCACCAGTGCGGTCTGCCCAAGCTGATGGCGCTGGAGCTGTTCAAGCCGTTCGTGATGAAGCGGCTGGTCGACCTCAACCACGCGCAGAACATCAAGAGCGCCAAGCGCATGGTCGAGCGCCAGCGTCCCCAGGTGTGGGACGTGCTCGAAGAGGTCATCGCCGAGCACCCGGTTCTGCTGAACCGCGCGCCCACCCTGCACCGACTGGGCATTCAGGCCTTCGAGCCAATGCTGGTGGAGGGCAAGGCCATTCAGCTGCACCCGTTGGTGTGTGAGGCGTTCAACGCCGACTTCGACGGTGACCAGATGGCGGTGCACCTGCCGCTGAGTGCCGAGGCGCAGGCCGAGGCTCGCATCCTGATGCTGTCGTCGAACAACATCCTGTCGCCCGCGTCAGGCCGCCCGTTGGCCATGCCGCGACTCGACATGGTGACTGGGCTGTACTACCTGACCACCGAGGTGGCTGGCGCCGAAGGCGAATACCGTGCGGCCGCCAACGACCAGCCGGAGCAGGGCGTCTACTCGTCGCCGGCCGAGGCGATCATGGCCTCCGACCGCGGGTTGCTCTCGGTGCGGGCTCAGATCAAGGTGCGATTGACGCAGCTGCGTCCGCCGGCCGAGATCGAGGCCGAGCTGTTCGGCCAGAACGGTTGGCAGCCAGGCGATGCGTGGATGGCCGAGACGACCCTGGGTCGGGTGCTGTTCAACGAGCTGCTGCCGCTGGGCTACCCGTTCGTGAACAAGCAGATGCACAAGAAGGTGCAGGCCGCGATCATCAACGACCTGGCCGAGCGCTACCCGATGATCGTGGTCGCGCAGACCGTCGACAAGCTCAAGGACGCCGGTTTCTACTGGGCGACCCGAAGCGGCGTCACGGTCTCGATGGCCGACGTGTTGGTGCCGCCCCGTAAGAAGGAGATCCTCGACCACTACGAGGACCGGGCCGACAAGGTCGAGAAGCAGTTCCAGCGTGGTGCTTTGAACCACGACGAGCGCAACGAGGCGCTGGTGGAGATCTGGAAGGAAGCCACCGACGAGGTCGGTAAGGCGCTCCGCGAGCACTACCCGGCCGACAACCCGATCATCACGATCGTCGACTCGGGTGCCACGGGTAACTTCACCCAGACCCGAACACTGGCCGGCATGAAGGGCCTGGTGACCAACCCGAAGGGTGAGTTCATCCCGCGTCCGGTCAAGTCGTCGTTCCGCGAGGGCCTGACCGTGCTGGAGTACTTCATCAACACGCACGGCGCTCGAAAGGGCTTGGCCGACACCGCGTTGCGTACTGCCGACTCGGGTTACCTGACTCGTCGTCTGGTGGACGTGTCACAGGACGTCATCGTCCGTGAGCACGACTGCGAGACCGAGCGCGGCATCATCGTCGAGCTGGCCGAGCGTCAGCCCGATGGCACCTTGATCCGTGACCCGTACATCGAAACCTCGGCGTACGCACGGACTTTGGGCGCCGACGCGGTCGACGAGGCCGGTAACGTCGTCGTCGCGCGTGGTGAGGACCTGGGCGACCCGTCGATCGAGGCCTTGCTGGCCGCGGGAATCACGCAGATCAAGGTGCGTTCGGTGCTGACGTGTACCACCGGTACCGGTGTGTGTGCGACCTGCTACGGGCGTTCGATGGCGACCGGCAAGCTGGTCGACATCGGCGAGGCCGTCGGTATCGTGGCCGCGCAGTCCATCGGTGAGCCGGGCACGCAGCTGACCATGCGTACCTTCCACCAGGGTGGTGTCGGTGAGGACATCACCGGCGGTCTGCCGCGTGTCCAGGAGCTGTTCGAGGCTCGGGTGCCGCGCGGCAAGGCGCCGATCGCCGACGTCACCGGGCGGGTTCAGCTCGAGGACGGCGAGCGCTTCTACAAGATCACCATCGTTCCCGACGATGGCGGGGAGGAAGTGGTCTACGACAAGCTCTCCAAGCGGCAGCGGCTGCGTGTGTTCAAGCACGAAGACGGTTCCGAGCGAGTGCTTTCCGACGGTGACCACGTCGAGGTCGGCCAGCAGCTGATGGAAGGCTCGGCCGATCCGCACGAGGTGCTGCGCGTGCAGGGCCCCCGCGAGGTGCAGATCCACTTGGTCCGCGAGGTCCAGGAGGTCTACCGCGCTCAGGGTGTGTCGATCCACGACAAGCACATCGAGGTGATCGTTCGCCAGATGCTGCGCCGCGTCACCATCATCGACTCGGGCTCGACGGAGTTCCTGCCCGGCTCGCTGATCGAGCGTGCCGGCTTCGAGTCGGAGAACCGTCGGGTGGTGGCCGAGGGCGGCGAGCCCGCGGCCGGGCGTCCGGTGCTGATGGGTATCACGAAGGCGTCGCTGGCCACCGACTCGTGGCTGAGTGCGGCGTCGTTCCAAGAGACCACGCGAGTCTTGACCGATGCGGCGATCAACTGCCGCAGCGACAAGCTCAACGGTCTGAAGGAGAACGTGATCATCGGAAAGCTGATCCCGGCCGGTACCGGAATCAACCGGTACCGCAACATCCAGGTTCAGCCGACCGAGGAGGCCCGCGCCGCGGCGTACACGATCCCGTCCTACGAGGATCAGTACTACAGCCCGGACTTCGGTCAGGCCACCGGTGCTGCAGTTCCGTTGGACGACTACGGATACAGCGACTACCGCTAG
- a CDS encoding saccharopine dehydrogenase family protein: protein MRILLVGAGGVGAAFCSIAARRNFFQHVVVCDYNEAKANQVTHALADSRFSAAGLDAGSADAVAATARQHRITHVVNAVDPRFVMPIFEGALAAGSDYLDMAMSLSQRHPEEPYRLAGIKLGDQQFSAGEQWQAADRLALLGMGVEPGLSDVFARYAADHLFAEIDELGTRDGANLTVDGYDFAPSFSIWTTIEECLNPPVIWEHDRGWFVTEPFSEPEVFDFPEGIGPVECVNVEHEEVLLMPRWVKAKRVTFKYGLGSEFIDVLKTLHKLGLDRTGKVAVGGAQVSPRDVVAGCLPDPATLGPKMHGKTCAGLWVTGTGKDGDPRSTYLYHVVDNQWSMDEYGHQCVVWQTAINPVVALELLASGTWHGSGVLGPEAFDSVPFLELLSAYGSPWGLQELPIRS from the coding sequence ATGCGAATCTTGTTAGTAGGCGCCGGGGGGGTGGGCGCCGCGTTTTGCTCGATTGCGGCGCGCCGCAACTTCTTTCAGCACGTCGTGGTCTGTGATTACAACGAAGCGAAAGCAAATCAAGTCACCCACGCATTGGCTGATAGCCGATTTAGCGCAGCTGGCTTGGACGCCGGATCTGCGGACGCGGTGGCCGCCACGGCACGGCAACACCGGATCACCCACGTCGTGAACGCGGTTGACCCGCGGTTCGTGATGCCGATCTTCGAGGGGGCGCTGGCTGCCGGATCCGACTATTTGGACATGGCGATGAGCTTGTCCCAACGCCATCCCGAAGAGCCCTATCGGCTGGCTGGAATCAAGCTGGGTGACCAGCAGTTCTCCGCCGGAGAGCAATGGCAGGCGGCTGATCGGCTTGCGCTGCTCGGCATGGGGGTTGAGCCGGGGCTTTCCGACGTATTTGCCCGGTATGCCGCCGATCACCTGTTCGCCGAAATCGACGAGCTTGGCACCCGTGACGGCGCCAATCTCACCGTGGATGGATACGACTTCGCGCCGTCGTTTTCCATCTGGACCACCATCGAGGAGTGCCTCAACCCGCCGGTGATCTGGGAGCACGACCGTGGCTGGTTCGTCACTGAACCCTTCAGCGAGCCAGAGGTTTTCGACTTCCCAGAAGGCATCGGCCCGGTGGAATGCGTCAACGTGGAGCACGAGGAAGTGCTGCTGATGCCGCGATGGGTCAAAGCTAAGCGGGTTACCTTCAAATACGGTCTGGGCTCTGAGTTCATCGACGTGCTCAAGACGCTCCACAAGCTCGGCCTGGACCGCACGGGAAAGGTCGCGGTCGGTGGCGCGCAAGTCAGCCCGCGCGACGTGGTGGCGGGATGCCTGCCCGATCCGGCGACCCTGGGACCGAAGATGCACGGAAAGACATGTGCAGGTCTGTGGGTGACCGGAACCGGCAAAGACGGCGACCCGCGGTCGACCTACCTGTATCACGTCGTCGATAACCAATGGTCGATGGACGAGTACGGGCACCAGTGTGTGGTCTGGCAGACGGCGATCAATCCGGTTGTGGCGCTTGAGCTCTTGGCTAGCGGGACCTGGCACGGTTCGGGGGTGCTCGGCCCGGAAGCGTTCGACTCGGTGCCCTTCTTGGAGCTACTCAGCGCCTACGGGTCACCGTGGGGCCTACAGGAGTTGCCCATCCGAAGTTGA
- a CDS encoding aldehyde dehydrogenase family protein, with the protein MALAESWINGASEVTSGGRHAVINPANQQTVAELTLGTPADVDRAVAAARLALRERATTPAQRCTVLTRLADLTELHTPELVDDEVRQTGKPLRLAEEFDVPGTTRVRIAPRASPEINTGCVQLFTRRTPNHQTRDERHHRSSRKTLVTNSLHPPKVA; encoded by the coding sequence GTGGCGCTCGCCGAGAGCTGGATCAACGGCGCATCGGAAGTCACCTCTGGAGGCCGGCATGCAGTGATCAACCCTGCCAATCAGCAAACGGTCGCCGAATTAACCCTGGGTACGCCCGCCGACGTCGATCGCGCCGTTGCCGCGGCGCGCCTCGCACTGCGGGAACGGGCCACCACCCCCGCCCAACGCTGCACCGTGCTGACCAGGCTGGCAGACCTGACCGAACTACACACACCCGAACTCGTCGACGACGAAGTGCGCCAAACCGGTAAGCCCCTGCGATTGGCCGAGGAATTCGACGTGCCCGGCACAACGCGGGTCAGGATTGCACCGCGAGCCTCCCCCGAGATCAACACCGGCTGCGTCCAGCTATTCACTCGACGAACACCTAACCATCAAACACGTGATGAGCGACATCACCGGAGCAGCCGAAAAACCCTGGTAACGAACAGTCTTCACCCACCCAAAGTGGCCTGA
- the rpoB gene encoding DNA-directed RNA polymerase subunit beta: protein MADSRQSKTDSSSNNSVPGAPDRVSFAKLREPLEVPGLLDVQTDSFEWLIGSPRWREIASGRGDVNPVGGLEEVLYELSPIEDFSGSMSLSFSDPRFDEVKAPVDECKDKDMTYAAPLFVTAEFINNNTGEIKSQTVFMGDFPMMTEKGTFIINGTERVVVSQLVRSPGVYFDESIDKSTEKLLHSVKVIPSRGAWLEFDVDKRDTVGVRIDRKRRQPVTVLLKALGWTNEQIHERFGFSEIMMSTLEKDNTAGTDEALLDIYRKLRPGEPPTKESAQTLLENLFFKEKRYDLARVGRYKVNKKLGLNAGEPITSSTLTEEDVVATIEYLVRLHEGQPTMTVPGGTEVPVETDDIDHFGNRRLRTVGELIQNQIRVGMSRMERVVRERMTTQDVEAITPQTLINIRPVVAAIKEFFGTSQLSQFMDQNNPLSGLTHKRRLSALGPGGLSRERAGLEVRDVHPSHYGRMCPIETPEGPNIGLIGSLSVYARVNPFGFIETPYRKVVDGVVSDEIQYLTADEEDRHVVAQANSPIDASGRFEESRVLVRRKAGEVEYVPSSEVDYMDVSPRQMVSVATAMIPFLEHDDANRALMGANMQRQAVPLVRSEAPLVGTGMELRAAIDAGDVVVADKAGVIEEVSADYITVMADDGTRHTYRMRKFARSNHGTCANQSPIVDAGDRVEAGQVIADGPCTENGEMALGKNLLVAVMPWEGHNYEDAIILSNRLVEEDVLTSIHIEEHEIDARDTKLGAEEITRDIPNVSDEVLAGLDERGIVRIGAEVRDGDILVGKVTPKGETELTPEERLLRAIFGEKAREVRDTSLKVPHGESGKVIGIRVFSREDDDELPAGVNELVRVYVAQKRKISDGDKLAGRHGNKGVIGKILPVEDMPFMPDGTPVDIILNTHGVPRRMNIGQILETHLGWVAKAGWNIEGTPEWAANLPEGLRHAQPDQTVSTPVFDGAKEEELQGLLSCTLPNRDGDVMVNADGKARLFDGRSGEPFPYPVTVGYMYIMKLHHLVDDKIHARSTGPYSMITQQPLGGKAQFGGQRFGEMECWAMQAYGAAYTLQELLTIKSDDTVGRVKVYEAIVKGENIPEPGIPESFKVLLKELQSLCLNVEVLSSDGAAIELREGEDEDLERAAANLGINLSRNESASVEDLA, encoded by the coding sequence TTGGCAGATTCTCGCCAGAGCAAGACGGATTCCTCTTCTAACAACTCCGTGCCTGGAGCACCTGACCGAGTATCTTTCGCCAAGCTCCGCGAACCGCTTGAGGTTCCGGGGCTTCTCGACGTGCAGACCGACTCCTTTGAGTGGTTGATCGGCTCGCCGCGTTGGCGCGAGATCGCCTCCGGACGCGGGGACGTCAACCCGGTCGGTGGCCTCGAAGAGGTGCTGTACGAGTTGTCGCCGATCGAGGACTTCTCGGGCTCGATGTCGCTGTCGTTCTCCGACCCCCGCTTCGACGAAGTCAAGGCGCCGGTGGACGAGTGCAAAGACAAGGACATGACGTACGCGGCTCCGCTGTTCGTCACGGCCGAGTTCATCAACAACAACACCGGTGAGATCAAGAGCCAGACGGTCTTCATGGGTGACTTCCCGATGATGACCGAAAAGGGCACGTTCATCATCAACGGGACCGAGCGCGTCGTGGTCAGCCAGCTGGTCCGGTCGCCCGGTGTGTACTTCGACGAGTCGATCGACAAGTCGACCGAGAAGCTGCTGCACAGCGTCAAGGTGATTCCGAGCCGCGGTGCGTGGCTGGAGTTCGACGTCGACAAGCGCGACACCGTCGGTGTGCGCATCGACCGCAAGCGTCGTCAGCCGGTCACCGTGCTGCTCAAGGCGCTGGGCTGGACCAACGAGCAGATCCACGAGCGGTTCGGCTTCTCCGAGATCATGATGTCGACGCTGGAGAAGGACAACACCGCCGGCACCGACGAGGCGCTGCTGGACATCTACCGCAAGCTGCGTCCGGGCGAGCCGCCGACCAAGGAGTCCGCGCAGACCCTGCTGGAGAACCTGTTCTTCAAGGAGAAGCGCTACGACCTGGCCCGCGTCGGCCGCTACAAGGTCAACAAGAAGCTGGGCCTCAACGCCGGCGAGCCGATCACGTCGTCGACGCTAACCGAAGAGGACGTCGTCGCGACCATCGAGTACCTGGTGCGCCTGCACGAGGGCCAGCCGACGATGACGGTTCCCGGCGGCACCGAGGTTCCGGTGGAGACCGACGACATCGACCACTTCGGCAACCGCCGTCTGCGCACCGTCGGTGAGCTGATCCAGAACCAGATCCGGGTCGGTATGTCCCGGATGGAGCGGGTGGTCCGCGAGCGGATGACCACGCAGGACGTCGAGGCCATCACGCCGCAGACCCTTATCAACATCCGGCCGGTCGTCGCCGCGATCAAGGAGTTCTTCGGCACCAGCCAGCTGTCGCAGTTCATGGACCAGAACAACCCGCTGTCCGGGCTCACCCACAAGCGCCGCCTGTCGGCGCTGGGGCCGGGCGGTCTGTCGCGCGAGCGCGCGGGCCTCGAGGTCCGTGACGTGCACCCGTCGCACTACGGCCGGATGTGTCCGATCGAGACCCCTGAGGGTCCGAACATCGGTCTGATCGGTTCGCTGTCGGTGTACGCGCGGGTCAACCCGTTCGGGTTCATCGAGACGCCGTACCGCAAGGTGGTCGACGGTGTGGTCAGCGACGAGATCCAGTACCTGACCGCGGACGAGGAGGACCGCCACGTCGTGGCTCAGGCCAACTCGCCGATCGACGCGAGCGGCCGGTTCGAAGAGTCGCGTGTTCTGGTTCGCCGGAAGGCGGGCGAGGTCGAGTACGTCCCGTCGTCCGAGGTGGACTACATGGACGTGTCGCCGCGCCAGATGGTGTCGGTGGCCACGGCCATGATTCCGTTCCTCGAGCACGACGACGCCAACCGTGCCCTGATGGGTGCCAACATGCAGCGCCAGGCGGTACCGCTGGTGCGCAGCGAGGCGCCGCTGGTCGGTACCGGTATGGAGCTGCGCGCCGCGATCGACGCCGGCGACGTGGTGGTGGCCGACAAGGCTGGGGTGATCGAGGAGGTGTCCGCCGACTACATAACCGTGATGGCCGACGACGGCACCCGGCACACCTACCGGATGCGCAAGTTCGCGCGGTCCAACCACGGCACCTGTGCCAACCAGTCGCCGATCGTCGACGCGGGAGACCGGGTCGAGGCCGGCCAGGTGATCGCCGACGGTCCCTGCACCGAAAACGGTGAGATGGCGCTCGGCAAGAACCTGCTGGTGGCGGTCATGCCGTGGGAAGGCCACAACTACGAGGACGCGATCATCCTCTCCAACCGCCTGGTTGAAGAGGACGTGCTCACCTCGATCCACATCGAGGAGCACGAGATCGATGCCCGCGACACCAAGCTGGGCGCCGAGGAGATCACCCGGGACATTCCGAACGTCTCCGACGAGGTGCTCGCCGGCCTGGACGAGCGTGGCATCGTGCGCATCGGTGCCGAGGTTCGTGACGGCGACATCCTGGTCGGCAAGGTCACGCCGAAGGGTGAGACCGAGCTGACGCCGGAGGAGCGGCTGCTGCGGGCGATCTTCGGTGAGAAGGCCCGCGAGGTCCGCGACACCTCGCTGAAGGTGCCGCACGGCGAGTCCGGCAAGGTGATCGGCATTCGGGTGTTCTCCCGCGAGGACGACGACGAACTGCCTGCCGGTGTCAACGAGCTGGTCCGCGTCTACGTGGCCCAGAAGCGCAAGATCTCCGACGGCGACAAGCTCGCCGGACGCCACGGCAACAAGGGCGTCATCGGCAAGATCCTGCCGGTCGAAGACATGCCGTTCATGCCGGACGGCACGCCCGTCGACATCATCCTGAACACCCACGGTGTGCCGCGACGTATGAACATCGGCCAGATCCTGGAAACCCACCTCGGGTGGGTCGCCAAGGCCGGCTGGAACATCGAGGGCACGCCCGAGTGGGCGGCGAACCTGCCGGAGGGCCTGCGGCACGCGCAGCCCGACCAGACGGTGTCGACCCCGGTGTTCGACGGTGCCAAGGAGGAGGAGCTGCAAGGTCTGCTGTCCTGCACGCTGCCCAACCGCGACGGCGACGTGATGGTGAATGCGGACGGCAAGGCAAGGCTGTTCGATGGCCGCAGTGGCGAGCCGTTCCCGTACCCGGTGACCGTCGGCTACATGTACATCATGAAGCTGCACCACCTGGTGGACGACAAGATCCACGCCCGTTCCACCGGTCCGTACTCGATGATCACCCAGCAGCCGTTGGGTGGTAAGGCGCAGTTCGGTGGGCAGCGATTCGGTGAGATGGAGTGCTGGGCCATGCAGGCCTACGGCGCCGCGTACACGCTGCAGGAGCTGTTGACCATCAAGTCCGACGACACCGTCGGCCGGGTCAAGGTGTACGAGGCGATCGTCAAGGGCGAGAACATCCCGGAGCCGGGTATTCCCGAGTCCTTCAAGGTGTTGCTCAAGGAACTGCAGTCGCTGTGCCTCAACGTCGAGGTTCTGTCGTCGGATGGTGCGGCGATCGAACTGCGCGAGGGCGAGGACGAAGACTTGGAGCGCGCCGCCGCGAACCTGGGAATCAACCTGTCCCGCAACGAATCTGCGTCCGTCGAGGATCTGGCCTGA
- a CDS encoding APC family permease, translating to MLSSIVIGTASTAPPYSLAATLGLIVARNGNILCGVKAPVIVLIAFIPMYMLAIAYKELNRAEPDCGTAFAWSSRAFGPVAGWIGGWAIIAADVILMANLAQIAGSYSFTFVGNLGWHSAAHLANSTAWTMGAGVLWIVVMAYVNYRGIDVSARLQYVLLSVELVVLVGVAFIALIRIYTSHGGPHSLQPSLSWLWPGGLDFGTSIAPAVLITIFIFWGFETAVTCNEESDDPSRTPGRAAVMSTVLLVLTYILVTVASIAFAGVGREEGGLSNPDSANDVFAAIGPPLFGHSFLGQIGLLLLSASILTSASACTQTSILPAARTSLSMASCKALPESFAKMHLKYQTPSVSTIVMGTVSVLFYILFTMISPNLLNALVGSIGLVIALYYAMTGYACVHYYRKTLTTSVRNFFMRGVFPLIGGATLTVVFVFALTQYAQADWLVDNDGHNVTIFGFGAVAVVGVASILIGVILMCIWWAMSPDFFRGRTLERRHAGTTPVPSSESAAIATPMVQPISATDLSSELMAAEPVLEPPLR from the coding sequence TTGTTATCCAGCATCGTCATCGGTACCGCCTCAACCGCACCTCCCTACAGCCTCGCGGCCACGCTAGGGCTTATCGTTGCACGCAACGGAAACATACTCTGCGGCGTCAAGGCACCCGTGATCGTGCTGATCGCATTTATCCCGATGTATATGCTCGCTATCGCTTACAAAGAGTTGAATCGAGCCGAACCGGACTGCGGTACCGCATTCGCTTGGTCCTCCCGGGCATTCGGACCAGTCGCCGGATGGATCGGCGGATGGGCAATCATCGCCGCGGACGTGATCTTGATGGCCAACCTGGCACAAATCGCCGGCTCGTACTCGTTTACATTTGTCGGCAACCTTGGCTGGCACTCAGCGGCCCACCTCGCTAACAGCACGGCGTGGACCATGGGCGCGGGCGTGCTCTGGATCGTCGTGATGGCCTACGTCAACTACCGCGGTATCGATGTGTCGGCCCGTTTACAGTATGTCTTGTTGTCCGTCGAACTTGTTGTCCTTGTTGGCGTTGCGTTCATCGCACTGATCAGGATTTACACAAGCCACGGCGGGCCGCACTCGCTGCAACCCTCGTTGTCTTGGTTGTGGCCAGGTGGCTTGGACTTCGGTACAAGTATCGCCCCGGCAGTCCTGATCACGATCTTCATCTTCTGGGGTTTCGAGACCGCAGTGACCTGTAACGAGGAGTCCGACGACCCAAGTCGCACCCCTGGACGCGCCGCCGTGATGTCAACCGTCTTGCTGGTACTTACCTATATTTTGGTGACGGTGGCGAGCATTGCGTTTGCTGGCGTTGGCCGCGAAGAAGGCGGTCTGTCCAATCCGGACAGCGCTAACGATGTCTTCGCCGCGATCGGTCCGCCGTTGTTCGGACACAGCTTCCTCGGCCAGATCGGTCTGCTGCTGTTGTCGGCATCGATCCTGACATCGGCGTCAGCCTGTACCCAAACATCGATCCTGCCGGCCGCGCGAACGTCGCTGTCGATGGCATCCTGCAAGGCGCTGCCCGAATCATTCGCCAAGATGCACCTCAAGTATCAGACGCCGTCGGTGTCGACGATCGTGATGGGAACTGTGTCGGTCCTGTTCTACATATTGTTCACGATGATCAGCCCGAATTTACTGAACGCCCTCGTCGGTTCGATCGGGCTCGTCATCGCGCTCTACTACGCGATGACCGGTTACGCGTGCGTACACTACTACCGCAAGACCCTCACCACATCGGTGCGCAATTTCTTCATGCGCGGTGTGTTTCCGCTGATCGGTGGGGCGACACTGACGGTCGTTTTCGTCTTCGCGTTGACCCAATACGCTCAGGCGGATTGGCTTGTCGACAACGACGGCCATAATGTCACGATCTTCGGATTCGGCGCGGTGGCTGTAGTTGGCGTCGCTTCAATCTTGATCGGCGTTATTCTGATGTGCATCTGGTGGGCAATGTCGCCCGACTTCTTCCGGGGTCGCACGCTGGAGCGCCGCCACGCGGGAACTACACCCGTTCCCAGCTCCGAATCTGCGGCTATCGCAACGCCAATGGTGCAGCCGATCAGCGCCACCGACCTCTCCAGCGAACTTATGGCGGCAGAACCGGTGCTGGAGCCTCCTCTTCGATGA